The genomic region GAACAGCAAACTCGTTACCTTCTATCCCGCCATATTCACTCTCCATCTGTTCAGCAATTTCATGAGTGTCCTCGAAATCATCATCGAGCGATTCAAGATAGTCATCGAAATCGATCATACTTCAGTCCCATGTCGGTCGTGGGATTACCCATGGTGTGCCAGATGTTTTAGGCACAGTCAGAGTCCCAGTTCGTGGAGTCTTCGCAGCATCCAGCTTTCATCACTGAACCAGCCTGTCGTCGTGATCTCTTCGTCTTCGGAGAACCACGCTTGCTGAGACAGCGGGCTGTGCCCCGCTTGTATCCATGCCTCGTTCAAGTTGCGCAGCAACTGGTAGGGAACACCGTGCATCTTTCTCTTTTTGTCGATGCATTGATGGCCGGTTATCTCGCGGACCAACCGGAACGTCTCGCGTTTTGCGCCTGTGACACCGCTGCCGCTCTTGGCTAACAGCTCGCGTAGTTTTTGATACGGGTCTTGCGACCAGACGATGTTTACATCGCTTTGCAGTTCTATCTCCCAGGATCCGCCCGTATTTTTTTCAATGGTGCAGTTCTCAATTGTTGTACGCCCCTGTGCCGAAACGAAAATGCCAACACCTTGGTTTTCATGTATCTTACAGTCGCGTATTTGTGGCCTTGCCCGCTCAGAAATTTGAATTCCGCTAAATAAATTCTCTTTGATATCGCAATACTCAATCACTCCTTGAGCCTGACTATCTAAGAAGATTCCACATTCTGTGTCGTGCAGGATGCAGTTGCGGATTATGGGGTTAGCCCGACCGGTAATATATATTCCATACTGGAAATCTAAGAGTTCGCACTCCGAAATCAAGCACTTCGCAGCAGTTTCTATCAGGAAACCATGTGCAGCATTTCCATGCAGTTTGCAGTCTCGGATTGAGGGTCTGGAACCACCGGTGATCTCCATGCAGGTAACATCCCAGAAAGTGCCGTCATCCGCCTTCGAAATATCACACTTCTCAAATGTTCCCAAGCCCTTGTCAGATACGATGATTTCAGAGGCTGTTGCGTCATGGATTTTACAGCCACGGAACAGTGGATCACCTTTGCGCTTGATTTCTATATTGGATTTAGCGTTGGCAAATATGTCGCAATCAAAGAACTCTCCCTTACCACTGTCAATAACAGATACTCCGGTCATTTCCCCGTCATGGATTGTGCATCGCCGCACATCTGGGGACGCTCCTTTTATACTTATGATATTTGCCTTGCTGTTGGAATGGACTCCACATTGGTCCAGTGATCCGGCCGCGTCGGTGTCGAAAATCACTCCGGCATCTTTTCCGTTGTGCACTCTGCAGAGGGTAAATCTTGGATCACTGCCCCGGGTAACCAATACACCGGGGCCGGAGTTGGAAAATATATCGCAATTTTTGAAGGTACCTTTTCCTGCGCCAGCAGTAAGCACACCCTCTTTCGTACCATCATGAATTCTGCATGAGCGGATTTCAGGGTTTCCTCCCGGCCCAATCACCAAGCCAGCCTCCTGATTATCGTGGATATCGCACCCCTCCACGATGCAGCCATCACTGGACTGGACCCACATACCGGATTGCTTTCCAAAATGGATATTGCTGTGGGAGATGGTGGGAGCGCTCGTGGCATCGACGGAAACGCCTGGTTTTTCAGTGCCGCGTATATCACAATACTCAACCGATCCCATTCCATTGTCGCTGAAACGGATACCGTTACTCTTTCCTCCGCGGATATTACAGTGGTCGATCTTGGGAGTGGCGCCGGTGGAAACAGAAATTCCAGGACCTGTATTTTCAACGATTTTGCAATGATCGAGCGTTCCAGCAGCGTTCTCGGAAATCGCAATTCCTGAGTCCTTTCCATGATGTATCCGACACTTGCGGATCAGCGGATCGGTTTGTGCGCCGCTAATCAGGATGCACGGGCCGTCTTGAGATGTCACCCGGCATTCGACCATTGTGAGTTTTCCTTGTGAGATCGACACGGCGCAATGCGCATCGCGGGATCGGCTCTCCGATTCCTCACGCTTTCGCGAGGACTCAGTATGGCGCAGGGTAAGCCCTCTCAGAGTTGCATACTCTGTCTGCATCGAAACACAGGGGCCAGTCTCCGATTCAACAATGATCTGATCGACCGCACCCGCACCGGTAATTTCCACCGGTTTATCGATGATCAGGGTTTCCCTATAGATCCCGGGTTCCACCTGGATGCAGGTTTCAGGCTTAACCGTTTGAATCGCCTCGGTGACGTGGTCAAGGATTTTGTTACACCCAGTTAAGCCGCTTTTTTCTGCGCCATCATTTGCTGCTCAAAATCATTCGGACTCATATAATCCAGGTATGAATGCAGCCGCGTACTATTATAAAACATGGAAATATATTCCAATATGTCCTGCTGGGCTTCGTAACGTGTCTGGTAGCTTCTCCAATGCACCCGTTCCTGCTTGAGGCTGCCAAAGAAGCTTTCCACTACAGCATTATCCCAGCAGTCACCCTTCCTGCTCATACTGCCATTGATATCATGGGCTTTGAGTAACCGCCGAAAAGCCTTGCTGGCATATTGAGAACCACGATCTGAGTGGTGAATCAATCCGCCCTTCGGTCGACGTCGCCAGATCGCCATTTGCAATGCATCACAGACCAGCTTTGCCTTCATCCGGGAACTCATGCTCCAGCCGACCACTTTACGTGAATACAGGTCTATCACTACCGCCAGGTATAACCAGCCTTCCTGGGTCCATACATAAGTCACGTCCGCCGCATAGACATGATCGGGCTGGGCCACAGCAAACTCTCGCTTGAGCAGGTTGTTAAAAACCGACTGCTGGTGGTTACTGTTTGTCGTAACCTTATATTTCCTGCGCTGACGCGCCTGTACATTGGCTTCACGCATTAACTTCCTTGCCTTATTCCGACTCACCGGATAGCCCAGGACATTCAAGGCTTTTTTCATTCTGCGACTGCCATAAGTGTAGTCTGAACTCTTGGCGATATCCTCAACCCACTCCAGCATCTCCTGATGTATTCGGTCTGGCCTGTTACCCAAGCCCCTTTGATACTGGTAGTAACCATTACGACTCACACCCAAAACCTGACATTGCAAGCTGATTGGATAGGCATTCTTATGCTGGGTGATGAACGAATATTTCACTTCGTTTCTGCTGCAAAGAATACCGTTGCTTTTTTTAAGATTTCTTTCTCCATCTCAAGGCGTTTAACCTGAGCCTTGAGCTTCCTGATTTCTTCCTGTTCAGAACTCAACTTGCCATTGCCTCGAAATGCCTGCCCATCTTCTGCCTGATGTTCTTTCACCCAGCGCCCCAGCATTTGGGCATTGATGCCCAGACTGTTTGCTGCTTCCCTTCGAGTATATTCCTGCTCAAGAACCAGACTGACCGCGTCTAGCTTGAATTCCTTCGAATATTTCTTTCGTTCTTTCATTTTTCTACCTCAGTTAAGTCAATGATGCTTAACTGGGGTGTACCTGTCCATTGGACCACGTCACGGAGATGCTCGAGAAGAGTCCCCAGCCACCGTTCGCTGAGACGACTGGATTATCATCTCGCCGCTCCAGTTCGGCGGCATAGATCGCCGCACCACGCGATATGGCCAGTTCCGGATCGTCCACCCGTTCAACCCGGCACTGAAACTCGTTTTCCAGCAACTCCTTGATATAGGGTATCCGGCTGCATCCCCCAACCATCAACAGGTAGTCTACCGACTCCCAGCCAATCCCTGCCATCTCGACAAGCTTATGGCAGAGCTGGACCGTCTCCTTTGCCAAACTAGCGACCATCTCATTAAAGGTATCCCTGTCGAGACTGAATGGCTCCATAGCTGTTGCACCGGGAACAGGGATAGATACGAACGCCTCCTGAGCTTCACTCAGTTGATGCTTGAGCCCCCTGCACCACTCTGTAACCATGGCCCGCAGGCGCATCGCATCTTCATCCCGCTGTTCGAGCAGAGCGCGCAACTCCTGACTGCAATTTCGCTTGAGATGCTCGAAAATCATGCGGTCGAGATCCATCCCGCCGCACTGCTCCAGACCGACAGGAAGGGCAAGCAGTTCATAGCCGAATTCGGTCTTGCGTACCAGAGCCGCGTCGAAGGTACCTCCGCCAAGATCGTAGACCAGCACGACCTCTCCACCGGAGGACCGCTGCTCTGCGCCCGCTTTCCAGGTGTGGTAGATGGCTGTTGCCACCGGCTCATCCAACAAAGCTACCTCAAGCCCAGCCATCATTCCGGCGTGCGCCATCAGTCCGCGTTTGTAATCGGCGTAGATCGCCGGAACTGTCAAAACCGCTGAGGAGATGGCGGTCCCACCGTTCATCTGCTCCGCTTCAGTTTTGAGCTTTTTCAGGACCTCTGCGACCAGTTCCTCCGGCTGCATTGCCCGCTCGCCGAGCTGGAATGGCTCCTGTTGACCCAGATCGCGTTTGAAGCCGCTTCGGTAGCGGAACAAGGCTCGCAAACGCTGGTTTTCGGCCGCTTGTCCAACCAGGACTTCGCCCTGCTGAGTTATATAGAGACTCGATGGGAATGAAAAAGTATGGGAGAGAGGTTCCTTGACCAATACAAGGTCATCCCGCAACAGAAACGCGGAACTGGAATAACAAGTACCGAAATCAATACCCAGGCGCATGGCCCTGATCCATCTTCAACGAGGTTACAGCTTGATCACAGGTAGGTAATGTAAGGCTTGGGGAAACGCCGCATCGCCAGACATCAATTTTGCGTTGTGATCCTCCTCTCAAATACAGTATAGCGCCTAACAATCGGAATACCTGGAGCGCGCACTGGGGGGAGTTCCGGATTGGTTTTCGCAAGCGCACATGAGGGGTCGATTTCAATCCGTGCAATAGCGGATAGTTAAACAACACTTGGCGGACCGGATTGTCTCCGTTCCCGGAATTCTAACGCAGCTTTCAGGTTACTGGCGACCGAATGCTGGAAAAAAACTCACCGATGGCTGCCGACAGTGTCTCGGATCGTTTGGGATCACGCAGACTGGCCAACATGAAACTGCGGGTACCGGGAAGAAAAAGCAGATCGGCCAGCACCCGGTTGAAAAAATCCTGCGACTCATCAGATGCCGCCAGACATTCAAGATAGCGGCAGCGAATGCCTTCGTCCTCCAGCGTCTCCCAGGCCCGGCCTCCAATCGCCGTGAGCACATCGCTGCGGGAGGCAATCGGATGATTCAGCACACTGACGATAAGCTGATCCCTAAAGGTCAGGGAGATGCTGTTAGAGATGCCACGAATCCCGGCAGTGATAATTTGGGGATCAGATTCGTCCTCTGCAAGAGTCACTTCCACCCTTTTACAGAGCGCTTTGGCAATCGCCACCGGCACCGCTTCATTTTCCAGACAATGACAGAGCGCCTCCAACGGGGATGGGGGTAGATGTGGAATCGCCTCGGCGATTTGCCTGGCCATCTCCGGCTCGGCGCAGCGGGCAGCCAGATCAGCAATGCCCTGATAGCCAAGAAAAGACCACTGATCCCAGCCGAGCTTACCCTGAAAATAGCCGACCGCATGATCATAGTAGCGGGAAGCAGGCTGTTTCAACAGCAGGGTAAGCTTGGCGTGCAGCACAGCCAAGCGTTCCTGTTTTGGTTGAAAGACGTAGGGGTTATCCTCCAACGCAGCCTGGAACTGTTCTCCATTGCTTTCCGCCTTGAGTTTTTCCCCCAGGCTCTCCACCAGTCGATGCATGAAATCGTCCCGCGCGGCCAGCACCAGCTTGCCCTGCTCGTCCAGTGGGAAACGCAGGAACCATATAAAAGGTTCATCCTGACTTTCATGGTCATGCATGACCAGGGCAAACCAGGCCTGCTGCTGCAGTGGCTGTGGGTAGGGAAGCTCGGTTCTTTCGAACTTGAGAAAATCATCGTGGGGGATTTTGCTGACACGGCGTCCCATGTCGAAGAAACGCAGACGTCCACCGGCCGTTTCGAGAAACTCCGTCAGGCTGGCTATCTCGCTCATGTTTCGACCCAATCGATCAAGTGAAAAACCAAGTCATCGGCCTCCGCTTCGCAAACCACACGACCCTGAATCGAGTTACCACTCTCCTCCACCGTCTCCTGCCTTCCGGAAACCAGTGGGTGCCACTCCGGCAGGTCCTTGTCTTCCGCCAGCAAACGATAGGCGCAGGTGGCGGGAAGCCAGTAGAGCTCCTTCAGATCCTTCGGTGTCAATGTGATGCAGGTGGGAACCAGCACGGATCGATCTGTATAGCAGGTGCAGCGGCAATCTTCGAGGTCCAGTAGATCACAGACCACATTGGTGAAATAGATCTCACGGGTATCTTCGTCTTCCAGTTTTTGCAGACAGCATTTGGCACAGCCATCGCAGAGAGATTCCCACTGTAACGTGCTCATCTCCGTCAGTTTTACTTCCCGCCAGAATTTTCTATTTTTCTCAACCATTGGTTCCTCTTTCTTCATCCGTGCAATTCTCCGGTTTCAGCGCTAATCAGGCAATGAAAATTTCTCACGAAAAACTCTATCCCCCTACTCATACTAAGTTTTTTTCCAAATCCGGCACAAGACATTAGAGAAGCTGCTTGTCAATCTCTTTATGCACATTTGTGAAACGAAGGCTCCAGGTTATTGGGTTACATTTTATTCTTGTGAATATACATATTAAACACACTCTATCTTTTTGATAAATATACATTAAATTGTATTGTGCAAAAATTAAACAATTTAATGGCCATGCTGGAACAGCAAGGGCTGGGGACAAACTTAATCACCTTACCCACAAAGTTATCCACAGGATCTGTGGAAAGATTTCAGTGTTGAAAGATACCAATCAACCAGCCTTCAACTGCGTTTTCCAGTGCTGAATGATCTAACGACCGTCAGCGAGTCTCTTTTTCGCAATACACGCTTATCGGGGTATTCAGCAAAGCTCCGCAGAGGTAAGGTAAAGGAGTAACTTGGACAGTGGGATCCATGCGCACTGACAAATATAGATAATGAGTCAGCAACACAAAGAATTTCAGGCAATTTTCCCCGTTCCATTTGGTGCGTTAGGAGTTGTAATGCGGGGTGAAATACTGCATCAGATCGACTTTCTGCCCCAGAATACTTCATCCAAAACCCCGTCAGATGATGTAACCAGAGACGTAGTGTCCCAGATACAACACTATCTGGTCGATGGTAAGCGCCAGTTCACTCTGCCACTGCAACTGCATGGAACCGATTTCCAGCAGAGAGTCTGGGCAGAGCTTCGAACAATACCGTCCGGCGAGGTTCGCACATACGGAGAGGTTGCCAAACGACTCAACAGTAGCCCCCGTGCCGTCGGCAATGCCTGTCGCGCCAATCCCTGTCCTGTCGTAGTGCCCTGCCACAGAGTCGTAGGTGCCAATGGCATCGGTGGCTTTTCGGGTAAGCGGGAGGGGGGGCCGCTGGCAATCAAGCGCTGGTTGCTGAATCACGAAGGCTGGTCCGGTTGCAACTGATGGCGTTGCCGGCGGAGGTTCAGGGACGCATCGAAAGCTTTGCCGACGCCCTTTGGATGGAGCGGGGACTGAGCCGCAATACCCTCAGTGCCTACCAAAGCGATCTAAACAAGGTTTCGATCTGGCTGCTGCAGCAACGGGAAACCGACCTGCTGAATGCTGACCGCAGCGATCTGTTGCTCTATCTGGCCGAGCTTGCCCGGCAGGGTCTCAAACCCCGATCAACCGCACGAAGGCTCTCCTGCCTGCGCCAATTCTATCAATATGCCCTGCGTGAAGGCTGGGTCGAACACGATCCCAGCGCCCTCATCGACGCGCCCAAGATCGGACGCCCCCTGCCCGGCGCCCTGACCGAAGCGGAGGTCGAGGCCCTGCTCGATGCCCCGGATCTGACGGATGCACAAGGGTTTCGGGATCGAACCATGCTGGAAGTGCTCTATGCCTCCGGCCTGCGGGTCTCGGAACTGATCAGCCTGCGTCCGGAGCAGATCAGCCTGACCCAAGGCGTGGTACGGGTCATCGGCAAAGGCGGTAAAGAGCGGCTGGTGCCGCTGGGTGATGAGGCTCAAACCTGGCTGATACGTTTCCTGAAAGGTCCCCGGCAAGAGATTCTGGGCGCCCGGCTCTGCCCGGAGCTCTTCCCCACACGCCGTGGCAGCGGAATGACCCGTCAGGCCTTCTGGTATCTGATCAAAAAGCATGCGGTCACTGCAGGTATCAGCAAGCATCTCTCTCCACACACCCTGCGACACGCCTTTGCCACTCACCTGCTGAACCACGGAGCAGACCTGCGGGTTGTACAACTGTTACTCGGTCATAGCGACCTGTCCACCACCCAGATCTATACCCATGTGGCGAGGGAACGGCTGAAAAACCTGCACGCCACCCACCATCCCAGAGGTTGAGAATAGTTTGTCATCCCGGCTTTGCGAGTTATGAAGCCAACCTCACATTGTGCTACATTCCGGGCAGTTTCAGGTTGACCGGGCAAATCAGGAGTTTTTAATGCCGTCATTCGATATCGTGTCAGAAGTCGACATCCAGGAGGTGAGAAACGCCGCGGATCAGGCGAACCGTGAGATCGGCACCCGCTTTGACTTCAAAGGTGTGGACGCTAAATTCGAACAGAATGAGAGCGAAATCACCCTGCGCGCCGAACAAGAGTTCCAACTGCAGCAGATGATGGATATTTTGCGGCAAAAACTTGTCAAACGAAAAGTCGATATCGCCTGTATGGATATCAAGAATCCGGAAACCACGCTCAGCGCCGCACGGCAGCAGGTCATCATTAAACAGGGTATAGATACCGATACCGCACGGAAGATGGTCAAGGCGACCAAGGCAAGCAAGATTAAGGTTCAAGCCCAGATCCAGGGTGAACAGGTTCGGGTAACCGGCAAGAAACGGGATGATCTGCAGCAGATCATCGCCATGTTACGGGAGGCTGACTACGGCCTGCCACTGCAATATCAGAATTTTCGGGATTGATTAATGAAGAAAAATTTTAATATCCGCCGTAAACAAGCAGGCATCCTTTCAGCGGCAGCCTTAGTTGCCCTGCTCTCTTTCGGCAACAGCCAGGCTGCTGAAGATGCCGCAACGATCAAACGAGTCCAGGATGGGATCGCCAAGCTGATTCCCGGAGAGACGCCTGACAGCATCGCAGAATCGATGGTCCCAGGCCTGTACGAAGTGATGATCGGACCACGTCTGTTCTATGTCAGCGGTGATGGAAAGTATCTCTTCAACGGAAAACTTTTTGAGATCGCAACAAGAGAGGACCTCTCAACGCCTAAGATCTCCCTAGCCAAGGCGGATGCCATCACCAAGGTTGGTGAGGATAACATGGTCATCTTTGGTCCCGAAGATTCCAAACATACCATCACTGTTTTTACCGACATCGACTGCGGGTATTGCCGCAAACTGCACAGTGAGATCACGCAATACAACGATCTCGGCATCCGAGTCCGCTATATGATGTATCCACGCGCCGGCGTCGGTAGCGCCTCCTACACAAAGGCCGTTTCTGTCTGGTGCGCCGATGACCAGAAAGCCGCCATGACCCTTTCCAAGTCCGGCAAGCCCATCGATGAGAAGCTGTGCGACAATCCAATCGTGGATCACATGAAACTGGGTGAACTGCTCGGCGTTACGGGAACCCCATCGGTCTTCCTTTCTGATGGGGAAAACCTGCCTGGTTATGTTCCTGCGGCCAAGATGTCTGCCTACCTGAGTGGACGGGGCGACCAATAGTTCAACCATCTTGAGAAACAGCAAACGGGGAGCTTCTGCTCCCCATTTTTTTGCCTGATTTTCGTGATACGACTCACAATCAGCATAATTGCGAGTTCAATGAGTCAATAAATTGGAACAACTGCCGCTAGCCTTCTCAAGCAACATTAGACATTAGAGGAACAGATTGTGCAGGCCCATAAACTGGATCTGGCATATCGCTCCGAAACGGGGCCCGTGCGCAAGAGTAACCAGGATACGATCGGCACAAATGAAGCTGCCGGTATCGTAATCGTTGCTGACGGCATGGGTGGCGCTAATGGCGGTGAGATCGCCAGTCAACTGGCAGTTGATCTGTTGATGCAATATTTCGCTGACGATGAACGTAACCCAGCCACTGAATCCGACCGCGAACTCCAGGAGAGCCTTTCGGTAGTCAACAATGCAATCCTGGAAGCTGCAGAGCAAATGCCGGAACTACAAGGAATGGGCACCACGCTGGTATTGGGCATGTTCGATGAGAACCATCTACGCTACGCACACGTTGGAGACTCCCGACTCTACCGTCTGCGTAACGGCAAGCTGACCCCTCTGACCCGTGATCATAGTCTGATCGAGGATATGATTGATAAGCAAGTATTCTCCTCACCACTGGAAGCTATTGAAGCCGGTGTACCACGCAACATCCTATCCAAGGCCTTCGGCACCGCACCGGATGTCAAAGCTGAGATCGCCAAGACCGATATCATGGCAGGGGATATCTATCTGTTCTGTTCTGACGGGCTGACCAGCATGGTTTCCAATGAGAAAATAGAGGATGAGTTGCTCAGCACAGACAAGAATTTGATTAAACAGGTCGATGATCTAATTGAAAACGCCTGCAACAATGGCGGTACCGATAATATTTCTATTGTGCTGGTAAGCATTGATAAGGCGGCTTGAGTGAAGATCCGACTGGGTTATGAATGCAAAGATTTAGTTCTGTATTGGGGTAGTTGAATCATGGAAAAACTCGTCGTTTTAAACAGCAACGATACGCTTCAGGAGTTTCCTTTAGAGCAGAAACGCGTTGAACTGGGGCGGGATCCAGCCAACGACCTCTGTCTTGGTGACCAGTCAGTCAGTCGCCATCACGCCAGTCTGGTGCGAATCTACACCGAGTACTATCTGGAAGACCATCGCAGCACCAATGGTACCCGGCTGAATGGCCAGGATATCAAAAAGCATATGCTAAAAAACGGCGATGTCATCGAGATCGGAAAGTATCGGCTTAAATTCAAGAAACAACAGGAGAAGAGCGACGACAACGACCTCGATAAAACGGTCGTCATACTTCCGTCAGCCCCACAACGTGTGCCACCGGCAAAACCGCCAAAAAAACCGCTAACCACCAAGCCTGACTTGGCCTTTATCCACTATCTGGCAGGACCGGAGAAAGGTCAGGAAGCAAAACTCAACCGCGCCTTCTTCACTATCGGGGAGACAGGCGGCGATCTTGCACTGATCACCAAGCGTCATCAAGGTTACTATCTGCTGAAGCTTGGTGGACACACAATCCCTTCGGTTAACGGCAACTCTGTGCGCGCAGGAGGCGTCGAGCTCACACATGGTGATCAAATCGTATTTGGTGAACGCCAGTTAGAGTTCCTTACAGGAAGTTGATCCGCATTCGTGGGAAGTCGATTAAAGTTCCCTCATTCTCTGCCGCATCAATCAATAGATTCCCGATCATTGACGTCAAGCACAAGACAAGCCGTTAAGGAGTAACAGTTTATGACAACAGAATCACTTGATCACAACCGCATGCTGCTGGAGATCGACCGCACGATCCGTGATCTCAACCGTAACACCATCAATCCCATGATACCTGAGCTCACCCTGAATGATCTCTGCCCGGTCATGGAATTGGTCGCCCGTGCAAGAGGGCTCTATCTGAAAGAGCTGTTTGAGGTCACTGAGATTGCAGGAGATATAATGCCATCCCAGGATCAGATAGGACGATTGAAGAAGCTGCGGGAGAACTTCGAGGAACTGGTCAAGGGCGCACAAGCGCTGGAAACGGCCATCGAGCGTGGTTATCTGGACGTCAATCGCTGAACTGATATCCAGCCCCCTTCCACCGTAACTCACGCGGTTATTAACGGCAGAGATGCATTGCGATCTCTGCCGTTCTCATATACAACATCCCAGAAAGAATCATGACGGTCTATCCACACTAGGCCTACTCGCCTCCAAATCGATCTGGGACAACGACTTAATGACCACACCGGATAAAAATGCTGTAAAGCGCTATCTGTTGAGCCTGCAGGAACAGATCTGTTCCGGACTCGAAGATGCGGATGGTGAAGGCCGGTTTATCCGGGATGCCTGGCAGCGGGATGAAACCGACAAACTCGGCGGTGGCGGTATCAGTTGCGTACTGCGGGACGGAGCGGTCTTCGAGCAGGCCGGCGTCAACTTCTCACATGTCACCGGCAGCAAGATGCCGCCTTCCGCGACAGCACACAGGCCGGAACTTGCTGGACGTGCATTCGAGGCGATGGGCGTATCACTGGTGATCCACCCCCACAACCCCTATGTACCAACCTCCCATGCAAATGTACGTTTTTTCATTGCCGAAAAAGAGGGGAGCGATCCCGTCTGGTGGTTCGGTGGTGGTTTCGATCTGACGCCCTACTACGGAAATGAGCAGGACTGCCGCCACTGGCACGACATCTCAAAGGCTGCATGCCTACCCTTCGGCGAGCAAGTTCACCCCAAATTCAAACAGTGGTGCGATGACTATTTCTATCTCAAACACAGAGAGGAACCAAGAGGTATCGGCGGCCTCTTTTTCGATGACCTGAACGAGTGGGGTTTCGAAAAGAGTTTCAACTTCATGCGCAGCGTGGGTGACCACTATCTGGAGGCCTATCTACCTATCGTCTCACGACGCAAAACCGTTGCTTATGGAGCAAGAGAGCGGGAGTTTCAACTCTATCGGCGTGGGCGTTATGTTGAATTCAACCTGGTCTATGATCGCGGCACCCTCTTCGGCCTGCAGTCAGGTGGACGAACCGAATCTATCCTGATGTCCATGCCGCCGTTGGTAAGCTGGCGCTACGATTGGCATCCTGAACCGGGTTCGGCAGAGGCCGAACTCTATGAGAAATATCTCAAGCCACGGGTGTGGGCCAGCACGTAAGATTGAATCCTTGAGGTTTTGGCCTACCATCAAGATAAACCTGATAACGATGAACGGAGGAAATCATGAGTGCTTTCAAAGGGTTTCCCGAGGCCTGTCTCCCTTTTCTGGAGACATTGTCAAACAACAATAACAGAGCCTGGTTTAGCGAGAATAAAACTGCTTACGAACAGCAGATACGTGAACCTGCGCTGGCATTCATCGAGCATATGCAGCCCAGGCTGCAGAAGATCTCCCCACGATTCCGCGCCATCGCAAAAAAAACCGGCGGCTCCCTGATGCGGGTCTACCGGGACACCCGTTTCTCGAAAGACAAA from Gammaproteobacteria bacterium (ex Lamellibrachia satsuma) harbors:
- a CDS encoding right-handed parallel beta-helix repeat-containing protein, producing MVECRVTSQDGPCILISGAQTDPLIRKCRIHHGKDSGIAISENAAGTLDHCKIVENTGPGISVSTGATPKIDHCNIRGGKSNGIRFSDNGMGSVEYCDIRGTEKPGVSVDATSAPTISHSNIHFGKQSGMWVQSSDGCIVEGCDIHDNQEAGLVIGPGGNPEIRSCRIHDGTKEGVLTAGAGKGTFKNCDIFSNSGPGVLVTRGSDPRFTLCRVHNGKDAGVIFDTDAAGSLDQCGVHSNSKANIISIKGASPDVRRCTIHDGEMTGVSVIDSGKGEFFDCDIFANAKSNIEIKRKGDPLFRGCKIHDATASEIIVSDKGLGTFEKCDISKADDGTFWDVTCMEITGGSRPSIRDCKLHGNAAHGFLIETAAKCLISECELLDFQYGIYITGRANPIIRNCILHDTECGIFLDSQAQGVIEYCDIKENLFSGIQISERARPQIRDCKIHENQGVGIFVSAQGRTTIENCTIEKNTGGSWEIELQSDVNIVWSQDPYQKLRELLAKSGSGVTGAKRETFRLVREITGHQCIDKKRKMHGVPYQLLRNLNEAWIQAGHSPLSQQAWFSEDEEITTTGWFSDESWMLRRLHELGL
- a CDS encoding Hsp70 family protein, which gives rise to MRLGIDFGTCYSSSAFLLRDDLVLVKEPLSHTFSFPSSLYITQQGEVLVGQAAENQRLRALFRYRSGFKRDLGQQEPFQLGERAMQPEELVAEVLKKLKTEAEQMNGGTAISSAVLTVPAIYADYKRGLMAHAGMMAGLEVALLDEPVATAIYHTWKAGAEQRSSGGEVVLVYDLGGGTFDAALVRKTEFGYELLALPVGLEQCGGMDLDRMIFEHLKRNCSQELRALLEQRDEDAMRLRAMVTEWCRGLKHQLSEAQEAFVSIPVPGATAMEPFSLDRDTFNEMVASLAKETVQLCHKLVEMAGIGWESVDYLLMVGGCSRIPYIKELLENEFQCRVERVDDPELAISRGAAIYAAELERRDDNPVVSANGGWGLFSSISVTWSNGQVHPS
- a CDS encoding DUF3549 family protein: MSEIASLTEFLETAGGRLRFFDMGRRVSKIPHDDFLKFERTELPYPQPLQQQAWFALVMHDHESQDEPFIWFLRFPLDEQGKLVLAARDDFMHRLVESLGEKLKAESNGEQFQAALEDNPYVFQPKQERLAVLHAKLTLLLKQPASRYYDHAVGYFQGKLGWDQWSFLGYQGIADLAARCAEPEMARQIAEAIPHLPPSPLEALCHCLENEAVPVAIAKALCKRVEVTLAEDESDPQIITAGIRGISNSISLTFRDQLIVSVLNHPIASRSDVLTAIGGRAWETLEDEGIRCRYLECLAASDESQDFFNRVLADLLFLPGTRSFMLASLRDPKRSETLSAAIGEFFSSIRSPVT
- a CDS encoding methylated-DNA--[protein]-cysteine S-methyltransferase, coding for MSQQHKEFQAIFPVPFGALGVVMRGEILHQIDFLPQNTSSKTPSDDVTRDVVSQIQHYLVDGKRQFTLPLQLHGTDFQQRVWAELRTIPSGEVRTYGEVAKRLNSSPRAVGNACRANPCPVVVPCHRVVGANGIGGFSGKREGGPLAIKRWLLNHEGWSGCN
- a CDS encoding YcgN family cysteine cluster protein gives rise to the protein MVEKNRKFWREVKLTEMSTLQWESLCDGCAKCCLQKLEDEDTREIYFTNVVCDLLDLEDCRCTCYTDRSVLVPTCITLTPKDLKELYWLPATCAYRLLAEDKDLPEWHPLVSGRQETVEESGNSIQGRVVCEAEADDLVFHLIDWVET
- the xerD gene encoding site-specific tyrosine recombinase XerD, producing MALPAEVQGRIESFADALWMERGLSRNTLSAYQSDLNKVSIWLLQQRETDLLNADRSDLLLYLAELARQGLKPRSTARRLSCLRQFYQYALREGWVEHDPSALIDAPKIGRPLPGALTEAEVEALLDAPDLTDAQGFRDRTMLEVLYASGLRVSELISLRPEQISLTQGVVRVIGKGGKERLVPLGDEAQTWLIRFLKGPRQEILGARLCPELFPTRRGSGMTRQAFWYLIKKHAVTAGISKHLSPHTLRHAFATHLLNHGADLRVVQLLLGHSDLSTTQIYTHVARERLKNLHATHHPRG
- a CDS encoding IS3 family transposase (programmed frameshift), which gives rise to MKERKKYSKEFKLDAVSLVLEQEYTRREAANSLGINAQMLGRWVKEHQAEDGQAFRGNGKLSSEQEEIRKLKAQVKRLEMEKEILKKGNGILCSRNEVKYSFITQHKNAYPISLQCQVLGVSRNGYYQYQRGLGNRPDRIHQEMLEWVEDIAKSSDYTYGSRRMKKALNVLGYPVSRNKARKLMREANVQARQRRKYKVTTNSNHQQSVFNNLLKREFAVAQPDHVYAADVTYVWTQEGWLYLAVVIDLYSRKVVGWSMSSRMKAKLVCDALQMAIWRRRPKGGLIHHSDRGSQYASKAFRRLLKAHDINGSMSRKGDCWDNAVVESFFGSLKQERVHWRSYQTRYEAQQDILEYISMFYNSTRLHSYLDYMSPNDFEQQMMAQKKAA